The Alteriqipengyuania halimionae genome contains a region encoding:
- the leuD gene encoding 3-isopropylmalate dehydratase small subunit, with protein MSRDRFERLTARTLVVPQANIDTDQIIPARFLTTTARDGLGKAAFYDWRYTADGTPKNSSPFPPDGPGERQILVAGPNFGCGSSREHAPWALLDYGFRVVVSSDIADIFKSNAVKNGLLPVEVPADIHARLLASPGATVSVDLESNQLVMEDETTVAFEVEPFARHCLLEGIDPLGHLLSQDAAIAAFESEAA; from the coding sequence ATGTCGCGTGACCGTTTCGAACGGCTGACCGCCCGCACCCTTGTCGTGCCGCAGGCCAATATCGACACCGACCAGATCATCCCCGCGCGCTTCTTGACCACCACCGCGCGCGACGGTTTGGGCAAGGCGGCGTTTTACGACTGGCGCTACACCGCCGACGGGACGCCGAAGAACAGTTCTCCCTTCCCGCCCGACGGCCCCGGTGAGCGGCAGATCCTTGTCGCCGGCCCCAATTTCGGCTGCGGATCGAGCCGCGAACATGCGCCCTGGGCGCTGCTCGACTACGGTTTTCGTGTGGTGGTCAGCTCGGACATTGCCGATATCTTCAAAAGCAATGCGGTGAAGAACGGATTGCTGCCGGTGGAAGTGCCCGCCGACATCCACGCCCGGCTGCTCGCGTCACCGGGCGCGACGGTTTCGGTGGACCTGGAGAGCAATCAGCTGGTGATGGAGGACGAGACGACCGTCGCCTTCGAAGTCGAGCCCTTTGCGCGTCACTGCCTGCTCGAAGGGATCGATCCGCTCGGCCATCTCCTGTCGCAGGACGCGGCAATCGCAGCGTTCGAAAGTGAAGCGGCATGA
- the leuC gene encoding 3-isopropylmalate dehydratase large subunit: MDRVSERASPRTLFDRLWDRHVVVSETEDHPATIYIDLHLVHEVTSPQAFSVLAERGLKVRRPDLTMATIDHSVPTLPARPDGTLPYATEAAARQVEQLQANCAQHGIPLLDLGDTRRGIVHVIGPELGLTLPGKTIVCGDSHTSTHGAFGALAFGIGTTEVGHVLATQCVLQRKPKTMRVTFDGALQPGVGAKDMALAMLATIGANGGQGHAIEFAGEAVRTLSMEGRMTLCNMAIEAGARVGLIAPDETTFAWIEGREFAPAEADWDAAIADWRTLRSDEDATFDKEARLDAAAIEPMITYGVSPDAAAAVGKAAPPSNDQGARDAADYMQIEPGQAFAETAVDRVFIGSCTNSRLSDLREAARVMRGRKVADGVVALVVPGSEQVRRDAEAEGLDRIFLAAGAEWREPGCSMCIAMNGDQGAPGELVVSTSNRNFIGRQGKDVRTVLAGPATAAACAIAGHLTDPRRYMEEMRDVA; the protein is encoded by the coding sequence ATGGACCGCGTATCCGAACGCGCTTCGCCGCGCACGCTGTTCGATCGGTTGTGGGATCGTCACGTTGTCGTGTCCGAGACCGAGGATCATCCGGCGACGATCTATATCGACCTGCATCTGGTTCATGAAGTGACGAGCCCACAGGCCTTTTCCGTGCTTGCCGAGCGCGGGCTGAAGGTGCGGCGCCCCGACCTGACGATGGCGACCATCGACCATTCGGTGCCGACCCTGCCCGCGCGCCCCGATGGCACCCTGCCCTATGCCACCGAAGCGGCCGCGCGGCAGGTCGAGCAATTGCAGGCCAATTGCGCGCAGCATGGCATCCCGCTGCTCGACCTGGGCGATACGCGGCGCGGCATCGTCCATGTGATCGGACCCGAGCTCGGCCTGACCCTGCCGGGCAAGACGATCGTGTGCGGTGACAGCCACACCTCCACCCACGGAGCTTTCGGCGCGCTCGCCTTCGGCATCGGGACGACCGAGGTCGGCCATGTCCTTGCCACCCAATGCGTGCTGCAGCGCAAACCCAAGACCATGCGCGTGACCTTCGATGGCGCCCTGCAACCGGGCGTCGGGGCGAAGGATATGGCGCTGGCCATGCTTGCGACGATCGGCGCGAATGGCGGCCAGGGGCACGCAATCGAATTCGCCGGTGAAGCGGTGCGCACGCTGTCGATGGAAGGGCGCATGACGCTGTGCAACATGGCGATCGAGGCAGGGGCGCGGGTGGGCCTGATCGCGCCCGACGAAACCACCTTCGCATGGATCGAGGGCCGCGAATTCGCGCCCGCCGAAGCCGATTGGGACGCTGCCATAGCCGACTGGCGCACGCTGCGTTCCGACGAGGATGCGACTTTCGACAAGGAAGCACGGCTCGATGCCGCGGCGATCGAGCCCATGATCACCTACGGCGTCTCGCCCGATGCCGCCGCCGCCGTCGGCAAGGCTGCGCCGCCCTCCAACGATCAAGGCGCGCGCGACGCCGCCGACTATATGCAGATCGAGCCCGGGCAGGCGTTCGCCGAAACCGCCGTCGATCGCGTGTTCATCGGCAGCTGCACCAATTCGCGCCTGTCCGATTTGCGCGAAGCCGCCCGCGTCATGCGTGGCCGCAAGGTGGCGGACGGGGTCGTCGCACTGGTCGTCCCGGGCTCAGAACAGGTCCGACGCGATGCCGAGGCCGAGGGGCTCGACCGCATCTTCCTCGCCGCCGGAGCCGAATGGCGCGAACCGGGCTGTTCGATGTGCATCGCGATGAACGGCGATCAGGGCGCGCCGGGAGAACTCGTCGTTTCCACCTCGAACCGCAACTTCATCGGCCGTCAGGGCAAGGATGTCCGCACCGTGCTCGCGGGGCCCGCCACAGCCGCCGCCTGCGCGATCGCCGGACACCTCACCGATCCACGCCGATACATGGAGGAGATGCGCGATGTCGCGTGA